From the genome of Glycine max cultivar Williams 82 chromosome 2, Glycine_max_v4.0, whole genome shotgun sequence, one region includes:
- the LOC100527497 gene encoding ethylene-responsive transcription factor ERN1 has product MEIQFQHPKKHLRASTSKGGKGRNNNNKTKSKYVGVRQRASGKWVAEIKDTTQKIRMWLGTYETAEEAARAYDEAACLLRGSNTRTNFITRVSLDSPLASRIQNLVNNRKGTKTKQEQYVVETCDTRIKSNRHESIALPEGASPPQRGELRSESSLEDVSKFSIQQLYIDQDCLRKKIRVGNEKKRRVNSTTCSTSNSTNSSNNSDSCENSLSSETTTQNTQQFDDDAYRPDLSNFMVSESGSHQNNPSWGFEPSFSQVMDVANLPDIAGLELPDFERIKVERQISASLYAINGVQEYMDTLQDSNNNNGAIWDFPPFCSFLC; this is encoded by the coding sequence ATGGAAATTCAATTCCAGCATCCAAAGAAGCACTTGAGAGCAAGCACATCAAAAGGAGGCAAAGGgagaaacaacaacaacaaaaccaaaagcAAGTATGTTGGGGTGAGGCAAAGAGCATCAGGGAAATGGGTTGCTGAGATCAAAGACACAACACAAAAGATAAGAATGTGGCTTGGCACATATGAGACAGCAGAGGAAGCAGCAAGGGCTTATGATGAAGCTGCATGCCTCCTTCGTGGATCCAACACTCGCACCAACTTCATCACACGTGTGTCCCTTGATTCCCCTCTCGCTTCGCGGATTCAGAATCTTGTCAACAACAGAAAAGGTACCAAAACCAAACAAGAACAATATGTCGTGGAAACATGTGACACAAGGATCAAGAGCAACCGACATGAGTCGATCGCTCTACCAGAAGGAGCTAGTCCTCCACAACGTGGTGAACTAAGGTCTGAATCTTCGTTGGAAGACGTGTCCAAATTTAGTATCCAACAACTGTATATTGATCAGGATTGTCTCCGAAAGAAAATACGTGTgggaaatgagaagaaaagaaggGTCAATAGCACCACTTGTAGTACTAGTAATAGTACTAATTCAAGCAATAATAGTGACTCATGTGAGAACTCACTTTCTAGTGAGACAACAacacaaaacacacaacaatTTGATGATGATGCTTATAGACCTGATTTGAGCAATTTCATGGTGTCCGAGTCAGGTTCTCATCAGAACAATCCTTCATGGGGTTTTGAACCTTCTTTTAGCCAAGTAATGGATGTAGCAAACCTGCCTGATATAGCTGGCTTGGAGCTTCCAGATTTTGAAAGGATAAAAGTTGAAAGGCAAATATCAGCTTCACTTTATGCAATTAATGGTGTGCAAGAGTACATGGACACTCTTCAAGACTCTAACAATAATAATGGAGCTATCTGGGATTTCCCACCCTTTTGCTCTTTTTTGTGTTAA
- the LOC100791058 gene encoding syntaxin-132-like, translating to MDTLAEIQEQDEAVRDVESKLLDLPQLFNQLIFLDISVLVDAQGDMLDNIETQVSSAVDHVHQGNNALQKAKKLQRNSRKWMCIAIMIVVIIIVVAIIKPRVTKNGV from the exons ATGGACACCTTGGCTGAAATTCAAGAGCAAGATGAAGCAGTTAGAGATGTTGAGAGTAAGCTTCTTGATTTACCACAGTTATTTAATCAGTTG ATATTTCTGGATATTTCAGTGTTAGTGGATGCGCAAGGAGACATGCTTGACAACATAGAAacacag GTTTCAAGTGCAGTGGATCACGTGCATCAAGGAAACAATGCCCTCCAGAAGGCAAAGAAACTACAAAGGAACTCTAGAAAATGGATGTGCATTGCAATCATGATCGTTGTTATAATAATTGTTGTTGCTATCATCAAACCACGGGTTACCAAAAACGGTGTATAG
- the LOC100791583 gene encoding syntaxin-132 → MCFCGGDVELGEYARNSGDLGLDSFFKKVQELDKQYAKLDKLLKKLQDAHEESKAVTKAPSMKAIKQRMEKDVDEVKKTAHYLKTKIEELDKENLANGCGKGSGADRSRTATTISLKKKLKDTEFQILREAIHQEYREVVERRVFTACLLDN, encoded by the exons ATGTGCTTTTGTG GTGGTGACGTTGAGTTAGGAGAATATGCAAGGAATTCAGGAGACTTGGGCTTGGATAGTTTTTTCAAAAAg GTTCAAGAGCTTGATAAACAATATGCCAAGCTGGATAAGCTTTTGAAAAAGCTCCAG GATGCCCATGAGGAATCCAAAGCCGTGACCAAGGCTCCTTCCATGAAGG CTATAAAGCAGAGAATGGAGAAAGATGTTGATGAAGTTAAGAAAACTGCACATTACTTAAAGACCAAAATTGAAGAACTGGACAAAGAA AATTTGGCAAACGGGTGTGGAAAAGGATCAGGTGCTGACCGGTCAAGAACAGCAACAACCAT ttctttaaaaaagaaactgaaAGATACTGAATTTCAG ATCCTGAGAGAGGCCATCCATCAAGAGTATCGTGAGGTGGTTGAGAGACGTGTTTTTACAGCATGCCTACTCGACAATTGA
- the LOC100526928 gene encoding probable inactive shikimate kinase like 1, chloroplastic isoform X4, protein MEKASLCHRNTPLPLLNRPSNFLQFKHQNSFLKFPNPNLHRLRRLNCSVSDGTVSSSLGATDSSLAVKKAAEVSSELKGTSIFLVGLKSSLKTSLGKLLADALRYYYFDSDSLVEEAVGGALAAKSFRESDEKGFYESETEVLKQLSSMGRLVVCAGNGTVTSSTNLALLRHGISLWIDVPLDFVARDVIEDKSQFAPSEISISGSYPEDELGALYDKYRVGYATADAIISVQKVVSRLGCDNLDEITREDMALEALREIEKLTRVKKMQEEAARPF, encoded by the exons ATGGAGAAGGCAAGCCTGTGCCACAGGAACACTCCTCTCCCACTTCTTAATCGCCCTTCCAATTTTCTTCAATTCAAGCACCAAAACTCCTTCCTCAAGTTCCCGAACCCAAACCTCCATCGACTGCGCAGGCTCAATTGCTCAGTATCAGACGGCACCGTTTCGT cTTCGCTTGGTGCCACGGACTCGTCTCTTGCGGTGAAG AAAGCAGCAGAGGTGTCTTCTGAGCTCAAAGGGACCTCCATATTTCTGGTTG gTTTGAAGAGCTCTCTTAAAACTAGTTTGGGGAAGCTGCTGGCTGATGCATTGCGGTATTATTATTTCGACAG TGATAGTTTGGTGGAAGAAGCTGTAGGTGGTGCACTGGCTGCAAAATCATTCAGAGAGAGTGACGAAAAAGGCTTCTATGAGTCTGAG ACTGAAGTACTGAAGCAATTATCGTCCATGGGTCGACTAGTGGTTTGTGCAGGAAATGGCACTGTTACAAGCTCCACTAATCT GGCCCTTCTGAGACATGGGATTTCATTATGGATTGATGTGCCTCTAGATTTTGTGGCCAGAGATGTAATTGAAGATAAGAGTCAATTTGCTCCATCTGAaatatctatttcaggatcataCCCAGAG GATGAACTAGGTGCTCTGTACGATAAATACAGAGTTGGATATGCTACAGCTGATGCTATTATTTCAGTTCAAA aAGTAGTTTCTCGGCTGGGTTGTGATAACTTAGATGAAATTACAAGAGAAGACATGGCTTTGGAG GCTCTTAGGGAAATTGAGAAGTTGACCAGAGTAAAGAAGATGCAGGAAGAGGCTGCAAGACCATTTTAA
- the LOC100526928 gene encoding probable inactive shikimate kinase like 1, chloroplastic isoform X2, producing MEKASLCHRNTPLPLLNRPSNFLQFKHQNSFLKFPNPNLHRLRRLNCSVSDGTVSSSLGATDSSLAVKKAAEVSSELKGTSIFLVGLKSSLKTSLGKLLADALRYYYFDSDSLVEEAVGGALAAKSFRESDEKGFYESETEVLKQLSSMGRLVVCAGNGTVTSSTNLALLRHGISLWIDVPLDFVARDVIEDKSQFAPSEISISGSYPEVQDELGALYDKYRVGYATADAIISVQKVVSRLGCDNLDEITREDMALEALREIEKLTRVKKMQEEAARPF from the exons ATGGAGAAGGCAAGCCTGTGCCACAGGAACACTCCTCTCCCACTTCTTAATCGCCCTTCCAATTTTCTTCAATTCAAGCACCAAAACTCCTTCCTCAAGTTCCCGAACCCAAACCTCCATCGACTGCGCAGGCTCAATTGCTCAGTATCAGACGGCACCGTTTCGT cTTCGCTTGGTGCCACGGACTCGTCTCTTGCGGTGAAG AAAGCAGCAGAGGTGTCTTCTGAGCTCAAAGGGACCTCCATATTTCTGGTTG gTTTGAAGAGCTCTCTTAAAACTAGTTTGGGGAAGCTGCTGGCTGATGCATTGCGGTATTATTATTTCGACAG TGATAGTTTGGTGGAAGAAGCTGTAGGTGGTGCACTGGCTGCAAAATCATTCAGAGAGAGTGACGAAAAAGGCTTCTATGAGTCTGAG ACTGAAGTACTGAAGCAATTATCGTCCATGGGTCGACTAGTGGTTTGTGCAGGAAATGGCACTGTTACAAGCTCCACTAATCT GGCCCTTCTGAGACATGGGATTTCATTATGGATTGATGTGCCTCTAGATTTTGTGGCCAGAGATGTAATTGAAGATAAGAGTCAATTTGCTCCATCTGAaatatctatttcaggatcataCCCAGAG GTACAGGATGAACTAGGTGCTCTGTACGATAAATACAGAGTTGGATATGCTACAGCTGATGCTATTATTTCAGTTCAAA aAGTAGTTTCTCGGCTGGGTTGTGATAACTTAGATGAAATTACAAGAGAAGACATGGCTTTGGAG GCTCTTAGGGAAATTGAGAAGTTGACCAGAGTAAAGAAGATGCAGGAAGAGGCTGCAAGACCATTTTAA
- the LOC100526928 gene encoding probable inactive shikimate kinase like 1, chloroplastic isoform X3 → MEKASLCHRNTPLPLLNRPSNFLQFKHQNSFLKFPNPNLHRLRRLNCSVSDGTVSSSLGATDSSLAVKKKAAEVSSELKGTSIFLVGLKSSLKTSLGKLLADALRYYYFDSDSLVEEAVGGALAAKSFRESDEKGFYESETEVLKQLSSMGRLVVCAGNGTVTSSTNLALLRHGISLWIDVPLDFVARDVIEDKSQFAPSEISISGSYPEDELGALYDKYRVGYATADAIISVQKVVSRLGCDNLDEITREDMALEALREIEKLTRVKKMQEEAARPF, encoded by the exons ATGGAGAAGGCAAGCCTGTGCCACAGGAACACTCCTCTCCCACTTCTTAATCGCCCTTCCAATTTTCTTCAATTCAAGCACCAAAACTCCTTCCTCAAGTTCCCGAACCCAAACCTCCATCGACTGCGCAGGCTCAATTGCTCAGTATCAGACGGCACCGTTTCGT cTTCGCTTGGTGCCACGGACTCGTCTCTTGCGGTGAAG AAGAAAGCAGCAGAGGTGTCTTCTGAGCTCAAAGGGACCTCCATATTTCTGGTTG gTTTGAAGAGCTCTCTTAAAACTAGTTTGGGGAAGCTGCTGGCTGATGCATTGCGGTATTATTATTTCGACAG TGATAGTTTGGTGGAAGAAGCTGTAGGTGGTGCACTGGCTGCAAAATCATTCAGAGAGAGTGACGAAAAAGGCTTCTATGAGTCTGAG ACTGAAGTACTGAAGCAATTATCGTCCATGGGTCGACTAGTGGTTTGTGCAGGAAATGGCACTGTTACAAGCTCCACTAATCT GGCCCTTCTGAGACATGGGATTTCATTATGGATTGATGTGCCTCTAGATTTTGTGGCCAGAGATGTAATTGAAGATAAGAGTCAATTTGCTCCATCTGAaatatctatttcaggatcataCCCAGAG GATGAACTAGGTGCTCTGTACGATAAATACAGAGTTGGATATGCTACAGCTGATGCTATTATTTCAGTTCAAA aAGTAGTTTCTCGGCTGGGTTGTGATAACTTAGATGAAATTACAAGAGAAGACATGGCTTTGGAG GCTCTTAGGGAAATTGAGAAGTTGACCAGAGTAAAGAAGATGCAGGAAGAGGCTGCAAGACCATTTTAA
- the LOC100526928 gene encoding probable inactive shikimate kinase like 1, chloroplastic isoform X1 produces MEKASLCHRNTPLPLLNRPSNFLQFKHQNSFLKFPNPNLHRLRRLNCSVSDGTVSSSLGATDSSLAVKKKAAEVSSELKGTSIFLVGLKSSLKTSLGKLLADALRYYYFDSDSLVEEAVGGALAAKSFRESDEKGFYESETEVLKQLSSMGRLVVCAGNGTVTSSTNLALLRHGISLWIDVPLDFVARDVIEDKSQFAPSEISISGSYPEVQDELGALYDKYRVGYATADAIISVQKVVSRLGCDNLDEITREDMALEALREIEKLTRVKKMQEEAARPF; encoded by the exons ATGGAGAAGGCAAGCCTGTGCCACAGGAACACTCCTCTCCCACTTCTTAATCGCCCTTCCAATTTTCTTCAATTCAAGCACCAAAACTCCTTCCTCAAGTTCCCGAACCCAAACCTCCATCGACTGCGCAGGCTCAATTGCTCAGTATCAGACGGCACCGTTTCGT cTTCGCTTGGTGCCACGGACTCGTCTCTTGCGGTGAAG AAGAAAGCAGCAGAGGTGTCTTCTGAGCTCAAAGGGACCTCCATATTTCTGGTTG gTTTGAAGAGCTCTCTTAAAACTAGTTTGGGGAAGCTGCTGGCTGATGCATTGCGGTATTATTATTTCGACAG TGATAGTTTGGTGGAAGAAGCTGTAGGTGGTGCACTGGCTGCAAAATCATTCAGAGAGAGTGACGAAAAAGGCTTCTATGAGTCTGAG ACTGAAGTACTGAAGCAATTATCGTCCATGGGTCGACTAGTGGTTTGTGCAGGAAATGGCACTGTTACAAGCTCCACTAATCT GGCCCTTCTGAGACATGGGATTTCATTATGGATTGATGTGCCTCTAGATTTTGTGGCCAGAGATGTAATTGAAGATAAGAGTCAATTTGCTCCATCTGAaatatctatttcaggatcataCCCAGAG GTACAGGATGAACTAGGTGCTCTGTACGATAAATACAGAGTTGGATATGCTACAGCTGATGCTATTATTTCAGTTCAAA aAGTAGTTTCTCGGCTGGGTTGTGATAACTTAGATGAAATTACAAGAGAAGACATGGCTTTGGAG GCTCTTAGGGAAATTGAGAAGTTGACCAGAGTAAAGAAGATGCAGGAAGAGGCTGCAAGACCATTTTAA
- the LOC100783256 gene encoding septin and tuftelin-interacting protein 1 homolog 1, giving the protein MDEDQEMERFGTENDYEGGQWIGGEFYYKNRKEKRTQTKDDVLYGVFADSDDNDDDDYPSRKRRKDFSKKPDLTKPVNFVSTGTFMPNQEIDNKSKEQDEKDGYVSEDRPGLGLGFGMGSGLGFNSGNAVKGSNRNDDSDENDDDGFLPTAFGKKIKEGAMRREKERERERLEKKRGKHQSVGQDVSGDVGKFEKHTKGIGLKLLEKMGYKGGGLGKNEQGIVAPIEAKLRAKNSGIGFNESKETMLLPVVQQEKKNVPEITQPVVGRTKERLWSKQARSKKKKEEQYITAEELLASKQEQELEVVQKVYDMRGPQVRVLTNLSDLNAEEKAKENDVPMPELQHNVALIVRLAEADIQEIDRDLRRERETALSLKNEKEKLETEAAFQKKQLDSMEEIMSVLDRVGEENTLGTLTLDSLAQYFRDLRKRSADNYKLCNLSCIACSYALPLLIRVFQGWDPLRNPSHGLELVSQWKALLEGEDYVDIWDVSSPYTQLVSEVVLPAVRISGINTWQARDPEPMLWFLESWEKLLPSSVLATILDNIVMPKLSSAVDTWEPHRETIPIHTWVHPWLPLLGHKLEGIYQVIRFKLSTVLGAWHPSDGSAYAILSPWKTVFDSASWEQLMLRFIVPKLQLVLQEFQVNPASQNLDQFYWVTNWASAIPIHLMVDMMEKFFFAKWLQVLYHWLCSNPNFEEVTKWYLGWKELIPKELLANESIRYQLNRGLDMMNQAVEGMEVVQPGLKENISYLRVLEQRQFEAQQKAAAYAQQQAAASLGGAVNTDGAHELSLKEVIEAHAQQHGLLFKIKPGRMHNGHQIYGFGNVSIIIDSQNQKVYAQNEETWSLESLQGLLELHNKSLSKRR; this is encoded by the coding sequence ATGGATGAGGATCAAGAGATGGAGAGATTTGGAACGGAGAATGATTATGAGGGTGGCCAATGGATTGGTGGCGAGTTTTACTATAAGAATCGTAAAGAGAAACGCACTCAGACCAAGGATGATGTTCTTTATGGAGTTTTTGCAGATTCTGATGACAATGACGACGATGATTATCCGAGTAGAAAACGGAGGAAAGATTTTTCAAAGAAGCCAGACCTCACCAAGCCTGTGAATTTTGTGTCTACAGGAACTTTTATGCCTAATCAGGAAATTGATAACAAGTCCAAAGAGCAGGATGAGAAAGACGGTTATGTTAGTGAGGATAGACCAGGGTTAGGTTTAGGTTTCGGTATGGGGTCTGGTTTAGGTTTTAATTCTGGTAATGCTGTGAAAGGTTCAAATAGAAATGATGATTCTGATGagaatgatgatgatggttTCTTGCCTACCGCGTTTGGGAAGAAGATTAAGGAGGGGGCAATGAGAAGGGAAAAGGAACGGGAGAGGGAGAGGTTGGAGAAGAAGAGGGGGAAGCATCAGAGTGTAGGTCAAGATGTGTCTGGTGATGTTGGAAAATTTGAGAAGCATACGAAAGGGATAGGGTTGAAGCTGTTGGAAAAGATGGGTTATAAAGGAGGCGGGCTTGGGAAGAATGAGCAAGGTATCGTGGCTCCTATTGAGGCAAAATTGAGGGCCAAGAATTCTGGCATTGGGTTTAATGAATCTAAGGAGACTATGCTGCTGCCTGTTGTGCagcaagagaagaagaatgTACCGGAAATCACCCAACCTGTGGTTGGCAGAACGAAGGAGAGGTTATGGTCAAAGCAAGCAAGgtcgaagaagaaaaaggaggaaCAGTATATAACTGCAGAGGAGTTGTTGGCGAGCAAGCAAGAACAAGAGTTAGAGGTTGTTCAAAAGGTTTATGATATGAGGGGGCCACAGGTTCGAGTATTAACAAATTTGTCAGATTTAAATGCTGaggagaaagcaaaagaaaatgatgTCCCAATGCCAGAACTTCAGCATAATGTAGCGTTAATAGTTCGGTTGGCTGAGGCTGACATCCAAGAGATCGATCGAGATTTGAGGAGAGAGAGGGAGACAGCACTTAGcttgaaaaacgaaaaagagaagTTAGAAACTGAAGCAGCATTTCAAAAGAAGCAGCTGGATAGTATGGAGGAAATAATGAGTGTGTTGGACCGTGTTGGAGAGGAAAACACTTTGGGAACATTAACATTGGATTCCCTGGCTCAATACTTTAGGGACTTGCGCAAAAGATCTGCTGATAACTACAAGTTGTGTAACTTGTCATGCATTGCTTGCTCATATGCTCTACCTCTACTTATCAGAGTGTTCCAAGGATGGGATCCTCTTCGAAATCCATCTCATGGGTTGGAGTTGGTGTCACAGTGGAAGGCATTGCTTGAAGGAGAAGATTATGTTGATATATGGGATGTATCATCACCTTATACTCAATTGGTTTCAGAGGTTGTATTGCCAGCTGTCAGAATATCTGGTATCAATACCTGGCAGGCACGGGATCCTGAGCCAATGTTATGGTTTCTGGAATCATGGGAAAAGTTACTTCCTTCTTCAGTCCTTGCTACCATATTAGACAATATAGTCATGCCAAAACTATCAAGTGCTGTAGATACTTGGGAACCTCACCGTGAGACCATTCCTATTCACACTTGGGTGCATCCATGGCTACCTTTGCTGGGGCACAAGTTGGAGGGTATTTACCAGGTGATTCGTTTTAAATTGAGTACTGTTCTTGGTGCCTGGCACCCAAGTGATGGTTCTGCTTATGCTATATTGTCTCCTTGGAAGACTGTATTTGATTCTGCAAGTTGGGAACAGCTTATGCTTCGTTTTATAGTACCAAAGCTGCAGCTTGTCTTGCAAGAGTTCCAGGTGAACCCGGCAAGTCAGAATCTTGATCAGTTTTATTGGGTTACAAACTGGGCTTCTGCTATTCCTATTCACCTGATGGTTGATATGATGGAGAAATTCTTCTTTGCCAAATGGCTTCAGGTTTTGTATCATTGGTTGTGCTCAAATCCTaatttcgaagaagttacaaaATGGTATTTGGGATGGAAAGAACTCATTCCAAAAGAACTGTTGGCAAATGAAAGTATCAGATACCAGCTTAATCGCGGTCTTGATATGATGAACCAGGCTGTTGAAGGTATGGAGGTGGTCCAACCTGGTTTAAAGGAGAATATAAGCTATCTTAGGGTGCTTGAGCAGAGGCAATTTGAGGCTCAACAGAAAGCAGCAGCCTATGCTCAACAGCAAGCTGCTGCTAGCTTGGGTGGTGCGGTCAACACAGATGGTGCTCATGAATTGAGCTTGAAAGAAGTCATTGAGGCTCATGCTCAGCAACATGGTTTGCTATTCAAGATTAAACCTGGTAGAATGCACAATGGCCATCAAATATATGGGTTTGGTAATGTCAGCATAATAATAGATTCCCAAAATCAAAAGGTATATGCCCAGAATGAAGAAACGTGGTCTTTGGAATCACTTCAAGGCTTGCTAGAGTTGCATAATAAATCCCTTAGTAAAAGACGCTGA
- the LOC100792111 gene encoding alpha-(1,4)-fucosyltransferase encodes MRVPNCSSFFTPPLRHFITLVNTLGFILLILFISGIIEFPSFSLFSQFSTKPIFKDQSKAFTDVVGAFKRWDSEVGCVRFKNEINQQRNNGSNYSFSTSLQDQLECGVLKMKHVSILVKGWTWIPDNLNSMYICPCGLSCLWTKSLVLADNPDAFLFETTKPPAQRIIGQPLRVYMDLESKRKRSGREEVFISYHAKDDLQSTYASAILHNGRNYHISSHKNNVPVVYWSSSPCTTQRNKLAHKLLSLLPHHSLGKCLNNVGGINKALRLYPECVDNTAKLTKWWNHLHCMMSHYKFVLVIEGTWTESYVTEKLFYALDSGAIPIYFGAPNIMDFVPPHSIIEGVKFKSMEELASYVKAIAEDPVAYGEFHAWRRCGVLDNYAKTRALSLDTLPCRLCQAISKKGGRNAAA; translated from the exons ATGAGAGTTCCCAATTGTTCATCATTCTTCACTCCACCTCTACGCCATTTCATTACCTTAGTAAACACATTGGGTTTCATTCTCTTGATCCTCTTTATATCTGGGATCATTGAGTTcccatctttttctttattctcaCAATTCTCAACCAAACCAAtattcaaagatcaatcaaaggcTTTCACCGATGTGGTTGGTGCATTCAAAAGGTGGGACTCCGAAGTGGGATGTGTCCGATTCAAGAATGAGATAAACCAACAAAGAAATAATGGTTCAAATTATAGTTTTTCTACTTCTTTGCAAGATCAATTGGAATGTGGGGTGCTGAAAATGAAACATGTGAGCATCTTGGTGAAAGGGTGGACATGGATTCCTGACAATTTAAATAGCATGTACATTTGCCCATGTGGATTAAGCTGCTTGTGGACAAAATCACTGGTTCTTGCTGACAACCCTGATGCCTTCTTGTTTGAAACGACTAAACCTCCAGCACaa AGAATCATAGGACAGCCACTTCGTGTATACATGGATCTTGAATCTAAAAGAAAGCGATCAGGTCGTGAAGAAGTATTTATTAGTTATCATGCTAAAGATGATTTGCAGTCAACCTATGCCAGTGCCATACTCCATAATGGTCGAAATTACCATATTTCTTCCCATAAGAACAAT GTCCCGGTTGTTTATTGGTCTTCATCCCCTTGTACAACTCAAAGGAACAAACTTGCCCACAAACTCCTTAGTTTATTACCTCACCATTCACTTGGCAAATGCCTAAATAATGTTGGAGGAATAAATAAGGCGCTACGTTTATATCCTGAATGTGTAGATAATACTGCAAAACTTACCAAATGGTGGAATCATTTACACTGTATGATGTCTCATTACAAGTTTGTCCTTGTAATTGAAGGCACTTGGACTGAGAGTTATGTTACAGAAAAGTTATTTTATGCCTTGGACTCTGGTGCAATTCCAATCTATTTTGGTGCTCCAAATATCATGGATTTTGTCCCTCCTCATTCAATAATAGAAGGGGTGAAATTCAAGTCAATGGAGGAATTGGCTTCATATGTGAAGGCCATAGCAGAAGACCCAGTAGCCTATGGAGAATTCCATGCATGGAGAAGATGTGGTGTGTTGGATAACTACGCAAAAACTAGAGCACTGAGCCTTGACACTTTACCTTGTCGTTTATGTCAAGCTATTAGCAAAAAGGGGGGAAGAAATGCAGCTGCCTAG